From Bosea sp. NBC_00550, the proteins below share one genomic window:
- a CDS encoding GntR family transcriptional regulator, with amino-acid sequence MLQAAIEPVAPDLLRSLREHVHERLRRAIVAGRFRDGERLNERHLAEMLGVSTTPVKDAIRKLESEGLVRTEARRGVFVEFSARQAMEMALCRAALESVMAHIAANRLSQGGEAELARLVAKMEQATEHGALEDLVALNEAFHRAIHRISGCPYLEGRLDGQRMYDHAQRIALHSQPAERRRGFEEHRAIYVALAARDPSRAELTMRRHIVRSAKAHVRLVFGAYAEGLDYDE; translated from the coding sequence ATGCTGCAGGCCGCCATCGAACCCGTCGCGCCCGACCTGCTGCGCTCCCTGCGCGAGCATGTGCATGAGCGCCTTCGCCGCGCCATCGTCGCCGGGCGCTTCCGCGACGGGGAGCGCCTCAACGAGCGCCATCTCGCCGAGATGCTCGGCGTCAGCACCACCCCGGTGAAGGACGCGATCCGCAAGCTCGAGAGCGAAGGGCTGGTCCGAACCGAGGCGCGCAGGGGCGTCTTCGTCGAGTTCTCGGCCCGGCAGGCAATGGAGATGGCGCTCTGCCGCGCCGCACTGGAAAGCGTCATGGCGCATATCGCCGCGAACCGCCTGTCCCAGGGTGGCGAAGCCGAGCTCGCCAGGCTCGTCGCCAAGATGGAGCAGGCGACGGAGCACGGCGCGCTCGAGGATCTGGTCGCGCTCAACGAGGCCTTTCATCGCGCGATCCATCGCATCTCGGGCTGCCCCTATCTGGAGGGCCGCCTCGACGGCCAGCGCATGTATGACCATGCCCAGCGCATCGCGCTGCATTCGCAACCGGCCGAACGCCGCCGGGGCTTCGAGGAACACCGCGCCATCTATGTGGCGCTCGCGGCGCGCGATCCTTCGCGGGCCGAACTCACGATGCGCCGTCACATCGTCCGCTCGGCGAAGGCCCATGTTCGGCTGGTCTTCGGCGCGTATGCGGAAGGACTGGACTATGACGAATGA